A part of Anas acuta chromosome 26, bAnaAcu1.1, whole genome shotgun sequence genomic DNA contains:
- the LOC137844851 gene encoding 4-galactosyl-N-acetylglucosaminide 3-alpha-L-fucosyltransferase FUT6-like, with protein sequence MELMEGKKISWKKLLTFFLFIFIFSSCLFVSLRQFRTPKPEDHSSHLSTQMPLAENTSTPPKSEHRLTILLWSWPFGQHFNFINCSELYVTPDCYFTVNRSWSQKADAVIMHHRDVCWDTRRLAQIPRLPSQRWIWFNLESPSNSPNLGAMDNLFNLTMSYRRDSDIFSPYGDLQLLRQPQPFNIPSKTKMVAWVVSNWQEGSHRVKYYQELKKYITVDVYGQHHLPLPGNKLLPTVSQYNFYLAFENSQHEDYITEKLWRNALSSGTVPVVLGPPRKNYEHFLPPDSFIHVDDFPSASDLARYLLELSRDTERYQRYFQWRKWLKPVAVPGWAQQVCRACHFLQTTETRYRVVPDLSKWFV encoded by the coding sequence ATGGAGCTCATGGAAGGGAAGAAGATCTCATGGAAGAAACTCCTcacctttttcctcttcatcttcatattcagctcctgcctctttgtttctcttcGTCAGTTCAGGACTCCCAAGCCAGAAGATCACAGTTCCCATCTCTCTACTCAAATGCCTCTTGCTGAAAATACCAGCACCCCACCGAAGAGTGAGCACAGACTGACCATCCTGCTGTGGAGTTGGCCCTTTGGGCAACACTTTAATTTCATAAACTGCTCAGAGTTATATGTCACACCAGACTGTTACTTCACTGTCAACCGCAGCTGGTCCCAAAAGGCAGATGCTGTGATTATGCATCACAGGGATGTGTGTTGGGACACAAGAAGACTGGCCCAGATCCCCAGACTCCCATCCCAGCGCTGGATCTGGTTCAACTTGGAGTCTCCAAGTAACTCTCCAAACTTAGGTGCTATGGACAACCTCTTCAACCTGACTATGTCATACCGAAGAGATTCAGACATCTTCAGCCCCTATGGGGACCTGCAGCTCCTCAGACAGCCCCAGCCCTTCAACATCCCATCCAAGACCAAGATGGTAGCTTGGGTAGTGAGCAATTGGCAAGAAGGCTCCCACCGGGTAAAGTACTACCAGGAGCTGAAGAAATACATCACTGTGGATGTCTATGGGCAGCATCACTTGCCCCTGCCCGGCAACAAGCTTCTTCCCACTGTGTCCCAGTACAATTTCTACTTGGCCTTTGAGAACTCACAGCATGAAGACTACATCACTGAGAAGCTCTGGCGGAACGCTTTGTCCTCTGGCACTGTTCCTGTTGTACTAGGGCCGCCCCGAAAAAACTACGAGCACTTCTTGCCCCCTGACTCCTTCATCCACGTCGATGACTTTCCCAGCGCCAGTGACCTGGCACGGTACCTGTTGGAGCTGAGCAGGGACACTGAGCGATACCAGCGCTACTTTCAGTGGCGCAAGTGGCTGAAGCCTGTGGCGGTGCCTGGCTGGGCCCAGCAGGTCTGCAGAGCCTGTCACTTCCTGCAGACAACAGAGACCAGATACCGGGTTGTGCCCGATCTGTCTAAGTGGTTCGTGTAA